In one window of Mauremys reevesii isolate NIE-2019 linkage group 22, ASM1616193v1, whole genome shotgun sequence DNA:
- the LOC120388905 gene encoding gastrula zinc finger protein XlCGF8.2DB-like, which yields MDCEKEEQNSQQENVEQVNKHRELSQRSKRNVSRSYELGKSCEIQHGPEREQGSQPGEKVGKCISCPGTQKDLKETTTQQEILRGKRKNTCTECGKNFRDYSALISHQRIHTGKRLYECSECGKIFTPRSQLIRHQRIHRGERPYECSECGKSFTQRSHLTRHQIIHRGERPYKCSECGKSFTHRSGLSEHQRIHTGERIFECNECGKSFTQRSGLFQHQRIHTGERPYECSECGKSFTHRSVLSEHQRIHTGERLYECRECGKNFNHSSHLIRHQIIHTGERPFECSVCRKNFTHKAALSEHQNIHTGVRPYECSVCGKNFTHRSSIIRHRRIHKGERPFECSECGKSFTQRSGLFQHQRIHTRERP from the coding sequence atggattgtgagaaagaggagcagaattctcagcaggaaaatgttgagcaagtgaataaacacagagaattatcgcaaagatcgaaaaggaatgtgtccaggagttaTGAGCTcggaaaatcctgtgagattcagcacggACCAGAAAGAGAACAGGGaagccagccaggggagaaagtgggtaaatgtatcTCCTGTCCAGGAACTCAGAAAGACCttaaggaaaccacaacacaacaggaaatcctcaggggaaagagaaaaaatacatgcactgagtgtgggaaaaacttccgtGACTATTCAGCCCTtattagtcatcagagaatccacacagggaagcggctgtatgaatgcagtgagtgtgggaaaatctTCACTCCTAGATCACagcttattaggcatcagagaatccacagaggggagcggccctatgaatgcagtgagtgtgggaaaagcttcactcagagatcacaccttactaggcatcagataatccacagaggggagaggccctataaatgcagtgagtgtgggaaaagcttcactcacagatcaggcctttctgaacatcagagaatccacacaggagagcggaTCTTTGAATgcaatgagtgtgggaaaagcttcactcaaagatcaggtCTTTTTCaacatcaaagaatccacacaggggagaggccctatgaatgcagtgagtgtgggaaaagcttcactcacagatcagtgctttctgaacatcagagaatccacacaggggagcggctctatgaatgccgtgaatgtgggaaaaacttcaatcacagctcacaccttattaggcatcagataatccacacaggggagcggccctttgaatgcagtgtgtgtaggaaaaacttcactcataaagcagccctttctgaacatcagaatATCCACACCGGTgtgagaccctatgaatgcagtgtgtgtgggaaaaacttcactcacagatcatcCATTATTaggcatcggagaatccacaaaggggagaggccctttgaatgcagtgagtgtggaaaaagcttcactcaaagatcaggtctgtttcagcatcagagaatccacacaagggagagaCCCTAA